One window from the genome of Magnolia sinica isolate HGM2019 chromosome 4, MsV1, whole genome shotgun sequence encodes:
- the LOC131243810 gene encoding ribulose bisphosphate carboxylase/oxygenase activase, chloroplastic-like isoform X1, producing MAAAVSTIGAVNRVPLSLHSSSSGASVPSSAFLGTCLKKVSSSVVHPRVSSGSFKIVAGAEEGKKQTDKDRWKGLAFDVSDDQQDIARGKGMVDSLFQAPTGAGTHDPIMSSYEYISTGLRHYNLDNTMDGFYIAPAFMDKLVVHISKNFMTLPNIKVPLILGIWGGKGQGKSFQCELVFAKMGINPIMMSAGELESGNAGEPAKLIRQRYREAADIIKKGKMCCLFINDLDAGAGRMGGTTQYTVNNQMVNATLMNIADNPTNVQLPGMYNKEVNPRVPIIVTGNDFSTLYAPLIRDGRMEKFYWAPTRDDRIGVCTGIFKSDNVSQEAIVTLVDTFPGQSIDFFGALRARVYDDEVRKWVEGVGVEMIGKKLVNSKEGPPTFEQPKMTLEKLLEYGNMLVKEQDNVKRVQLADKYMSEAALGDANQDAIKSGAFYGKAAQQVSIPVPEGCTDPTAKNFDPTARSDDGSCLYQF from the exons ATGGCTGCTGCCGTCTCAACCATTGGAGCTGTCAACAGAGTACCG CTGAGCTTGCACAGCTCCAGTTCTGGAGCTTCTGTCCCGAGCTCGGCATTCTTGGGAACCTGCTTGAAGAAGGTGagctctagtgtggtccacccaagagtATCGAGTGGAAGCTTCAAGATTGTCGCTGGAGCCGAAGAGGGGAAGAAGCAGACCGACAAGGACAGATGGAAGGGCCTAGCGTTTGATGTATCCGACGACCAGCAGGACATTGCCAGAGGAAAGGGGATGGTTGATAGCCTCTTCCAAGCTCCAACGGGAGCGGGGACACATGACCCCATCATGAGCTCCTACGAATACATCAGCACCGGCCTCCGCCA TTACAACTTGGACAATACCATGGATGGTTTCTACATCGCCCCGGCTTTCATGGACAAGCTTGTTGTCCACATCAGCAAGAATTTCATGACCTTGCCTAACATCAAG GTTCCACTTATTCTGGGTATTTGGGGAGGCAAAGGTCAGGGAAAATCATTCCAATGTGAACTTGTCTTTGCCAAGATGGGAATCAA CCCCATCATGATGAGTGCCGGAGAATTAGAAAGCGGTAACGCAGGAGAGCCTGCAAAGCTGATCAGGCAACGGTATCGTGAGGCTGCAGACATCATCAAGAAGGGGAAGATGTGCTGCCTCTTCATCAACGATCTCGATGCAGGAGCAGGAAGGATGGGTGGGACCACCCAATACACTGTCAACAATCAGATGGTGAATGCCACCCTCATGAACATTGCTGATAACCCAACGAATGTGCAGCTCCCCGGCATGTACAACAAGGAGGTGAATCCGCGTGTCCCAATCATAGTCACTGGAAATGATTTCTCCACATTGTATGCCCCTCTCATCCGTGATGGTCGTATGGAAAAATTCTACTGGGCCCCGACTAGAGATGATCGTATCGGTGTCTGCACCGGCATTTTCAAGTCCGACAACGTGTCCCAGGAGGCAATCGTCACCCTTGTCGATACCTTCCCTGGCCAGTCGATCG ACTTCTTCGGTGCGCTGAGAGCGAGAGTGTACGACGATGAAGTGAGGAAATGGGTTGAAGGTGTGGGAGTTGAGATGATTGGGAAGAAGCTGGTGAACTCAAAGGAGGGGCCGCCGACATTCGAACAACCCAAGATGACCCTTGAGAAGCTGCTTGAGTATGGAAACATGCTGGTGAAGGAGCAAGATAATGTGAAGAGAGTCCAATTGGCTGACAAGTACATGAGCGAGGCCGCCCTCGGCGACGCAAACCAGGATGCAATCAAGAGTGGAGCTTTCTATG GCAAGGCAGCTCAACAAGTGAGCATTCCGGTCCCCGAAGGTTGCACCGATCCAACCGCTAAAAATTTCGATCCGACGGCCAGGAGTGATGATGGAAGCTGCCTGTATCAGTTCTAG
- the LOC131243810 gene encoding ribulose bisphosphate carboxylase/oxygenase activase, chloroplastic-like isoform X2, which produces MAAAVSTIGAVNRVPLSLHSSSSGASVPSSAFLGTCLKKVSSSVVHPRVSSGSFKIVAGAEEGKKQTDKDRWKGLAFDVSDDQQDIARGKGMVDSLFQAPTGAGTHDPIMSSYEYISTGLRHYNLDNTMDGFYIAPAFMDKLVVHISKNFMTLPNIKVPLILGIWGGKGQGKSFQCELVFAKMGINPIMMSAGELESGNAGEPAKLIRQRYREAADIIKKGKMCCLFINDLDAGAGRMGGTTQYTVNNQMVNATLMNIADNPTNVQLPGMYNKEVNPRVPIIVTGNDFSTLYAPLIRDGRMEKFYWAPTRDDRIGVCTGIFKSDNVSQEAIVTLVDTFPGQSIDFFGALRARVYDDEVRKWVEGVGVEMIGKKLVNSKEGPPTFEQPKMTLEKLLEYGNMLVKEQDNVKRVQLADKYMSEAALGDANQDAIKSGAFYG; this is translated from the exons ATGGCTGCTGCCGTCTCAACCATTGGAGCTGTCAACAGAGTACCG CTGAGCTTGCACAGCTCCAGTTCTGGAGCTTCTGTCCCGAGCTCGGCATTCTTGGGAACCTGCTTGAAGAAGGTGagctctagtgtggtccacccaagagtATCGAGTGGAAGCTTCAAGATTGTCGCTGGAGCCGAAGAGGGGAAGAAGCAGACCGACAAGGACAGATGGAAGGGCCTAGCGTTTGATGTATCCGACGACCAGCAGGACATTGCCAGAGGAAAGGGGATGGTTGATAGCCTCTTCCAAGCTCCAACGGGAGCGGGGACACATGACCCCATCATGAGCTCCTACGAATACATCAGCACCGGCCTCCGCCA TTACAACTTGGACAATACCATGGATGGTTTCTACATCGCCCCGGCTTTCATGGACAAGCTTGTTGTCCACATCAGCAAGAATTTCATGACCTTGCCTAACATCAAG GTTCCACTTATTCTGGGTATTTGGGGAGGCAAAGGTCAGGGAAAATCATTCCAATGTGAACTTGTCTTTGCCAAGATGGGAATCAA CCCCATCATGATGAGTGCCGGAGAATTAGAAAGCGGTAACGCAGGAGAGCCTGCAAAGCTGATCAGGCAACGGTATCGTGAGGCTGCAGACATCATCAAGAAGGGGAAGATGTGCTGCCTCTTCATCAACGATCTCGATGCAGGAGCAGGAAGGATGGGTGGGACCACCCAATACACTGTCAACAATCAGATGGTGAATGCCACCCTCATGAACATTGCTGATAACCCAACGAATGTGCAGCTCCCCGGCATGTACAACAAGGAGGTGAATCCGCGTGTCCCAATCATAGTCACTGGAAATGATTTCTCCACATTGTATGCCCCTCTCATCCGTGATGGTCGTATGGAAAAATTCTACTGGGCCCCGACTAGAGATGATCGTATCGGTGTCTGCACCGGCATTTTCAAGTCCGACAACGTGTCCCAGGAGGCAATCGTCACCCTTGTCGATACCTTCCCTGGCCAGTCGATCG ACTTCTTCGGTGCGCTGAGAGCGAGAGTGTACGACGATGAAGTGAGGAAATGGGTTGAAGGTGTGGGAGTTGAGATGATTGGGAAGAAGCTGGTGAACTCAAAGGAGGGGCCGCCGACATTCGAACAACCCAAGATGACCCTTGAGAAGCTGCTTGAGTATGGAAACATGCTGGTGAAGGAGCAAGATAATGTGAAGAGAGTCCAATTGGCTGACAAGTACATGAGCGAGGCCGCCCTCGGCGACGCAAACCAGGATGCAATCAAGAGTGGAGCTTTCTATGGTTAG